The Erythrobacter sp. Alg231-14 genome has a segment encoding these proteins:
- a CDS encoding TatD family hydrolase, with amino-acid sequence MLIDSHCHLEYKGLVEDQLGVLSRARAAGVGAFLNISTKQSEWEQVVATATREIDVFASVGIHPHEADGHDDLGQGVLYAATENPRVIAIGETGLDYFYEHSDRETQAKLFRMHIAVARETGLPVIIHTRDAEDDTYQILSEEMEKGAFPALIHCFTASADFGRKVLDLGLTISISGIVTFKNAKDLQAAAKDVPSDRLLVETDSPFLAPVPHRGRPCEPAFVADTARFMAELRGVEPDLLAEQTTRNFTKLFPKAML; translated from the coding sequence ATGCTGATCGATAGCCATTGCCATTTGGAATATAAGGGTCTTGTCGAGGATCAACTTGGTGTGTTGTCGCGTGCGCGGGCCGCGGGGGTAGGGGCCTTTCTCAATATATCGACCAAACAATCGGAATGGGAACAGGTCGTGGCCACAGCCACTCGCGAGATCGACGTGTTCGCCAGCGTTGGCATTCACCCTCATGAGGCTGACGGTCATGACGATCTGGGGCAGGGCGTGTTGTACGCGGCAACGGAAAATCCTCGTGTAATTGCCATTGGTGAAACGGGCCTCGACTATTTCTACGAGCATTCTGATCGCGAAACACAGGCCAAGTTGTTCCGCATGCACATCGCCGTCGCGCGTGAAACGGGATTGCCGGTGATCATCCACACCCGCGATGCAGAGGATGATACGTATCAAATTTTGAGTGAGGAAATGGAGAAGGGCGCGTTCCCTGCGTTGATCCATTGCTTCACCGCGTCGGCAGATTTTGGGCGCAAAGTCCTTGACCTTGGCCTAACCATTTCGATTTCGGGCATCGTGACGTTTAAAAACGCAAAAGACCTACAGGCCGCAGCAAAGGACGTTCCCTCGGATCGTTTGTTGGTGGAAACAGACAGCCCATTTCTTGCACCAGTGCCGCATCGCGGACGCCCATGTGAGCCGGCATTTGTCGCCGACACAGCGAGATTTATGGCCGAATTGCGCGGCGTAGAGCCAGATTTGCTGGCCGAACAAACAACTCGCAATTTCACCAAGCTGTTTCCGAAGGCGATGCTGTGA
- a CDS encoding aminotransferase class IV → MAKGTHDYAADPRNDVVLINVNGDLVPRAQASVSVFDSGFMLGDGVWEGLRLHRGKVAFLDAHLDRLYEGAKAIAMDIGLTREQLTARLDDTIDGNSMRDETGVHMRLMVTRGIRSTPYQDPRVVISDATIVIIPEYKAPLPSTIETGIRLFTVHVRRGDPAVQDQKLNSHSKLNCITACIQATQAGADEALMLDPHGFVATCNSTHFFIVRKGEVWTSSGDYCLGGITRSSVIKVCKEAGIPVFEKNFSLTDVYGADEAFVTGTFAGVVPVTNIDGRDLTEGRGPMVARLQGLYRDLMDRNCA, encoded by the coding sequence ATGGCAAAAGGCACTCACGATTACGCCGCTGATCCACGAAACGATGTGGTTTTAATCAATGTGAACGGCGATCTGGTGCCGCGCGCTCAAGCGAGCGTTTCGGTTTTCGACAGCGGTTTCATGTTGGGCGATGGCGTGTGGGAAGGATTGCGATTGCACCGCGGGAAAGTCGCCTTTCTCGATGCGCATCTTGACCGGCTCTATGAAGGAGCCAAAGCCATTGCGATGGATATCGGCCTAACGCGTGAACAACTTACTGCACGCCTCGACGATACGATTGACGGCAATTCCATGCGCGATGAAACCGGCGTGCACATGCGGTTGATGGTTACGCGTGGCATTCGATCCACACCTTATCAGGACCCTCGCGTCGTCATCAGCGATGCGACCATCGTGATCATCCCGGAATACAAGGCTCCTTTGCCGTCAACGATCGAAACGGGCATTCGATTGTTCACCGTTCATGTTCGGCGCGGCGATCCGGCAGTTCAGGATCAAAAGCTCAACTCCCATTCTAAACTCAATTGCATCACCGCATGTATTCAGGCGACCCAAGCGGGTGCTGACGAGGCGTTGATGTTGGACCCGCACGGTTTCGTCGCGACGTGCAACTCAACCCATTTCTTCATTGTGCGCAAAGGGGAAGTGTGGACCTCAAGCGGCGATTATTGTCTAGGCGGAATCACGCGATCCAGCGTGATCAAAGTCTGCAAAGAGGCCGGCATTCCTGTTTTTGAAAAGAACTTCTCGCTCACCGATGTTTATGGAGCGGACGAAGCCTTCGTCACCGGAACGTTCGCCGGCGTGGTCCCCGTCACCAACATTGACGGTCGCGATCTAACCGAAGGGCGCGGGCCAATGGTAGCGCGCCTGCAAGGGCTGTATCGCGATTTGATGGATCGGAACTGCGCATGA
- the tmk gene encoding dTMP kinase — protein MNDHTAKGRFIAFEGGEGTGKSTQSQLLAGALRTLGKQVEVTREPGGTKGAEAIRELLLHPPGEGWNAQSEALLFAAARADHVARRIRPAIDNGVWVVCDRFVDSSRAYQGVAGGLGDDAITGLHAFGSHGLRPDCTLLLEVDEDRLAQRLAARDGEDSDAIGGRSIDYHRAVAAGFRSLAEADPDGFHIVDGTGTPDDVHARVMKLIGPMVDPA, from the coding sequence ATGAACGACCACACGGCAAAAGGGCGCTTCATCGCGTTTGAAGGGGGCGAGGGGACGGGCAAGTCCACGCAAAGCCAACTGCTCGCTGGCGCGCTTAGAACCTTGGGCAAACAGGTCGAAGTCACACGAGAACCCGGTGGGACGAAAGGCGCCGAGGCGATCCGAGAATTGCTGCTGCATCCGCCCGGTGAGGGTTGGAACGCGCAAAGCGAGGCATTGTTGTTTGCCGCCGCGCGCGCCGATCATGTTGCGCGCCGTATCCGCCCTGCCATCGACAACGGTGTGTGGGTGGTATGCGATCGGTTTGTGGATTCGAGCCGCGCCTATCAAGGTGTCGCGGGCGGATTGGGCGACGATGCCATCACCGGATTGCACGCCTTTGGCAGCCATGGCCTACGACCGGATTGCACCCTCTTGCTCGAGGTGGATGAAGATCGATTGGCCCAACGATTGGCCGCGCGCGATGGCGAAGACAGCGACGCCATCGGAGGGCGCAGCATCGATTATCATCGCGCCGTCGCCGCCGGCTTTCGCAGCTTGGCCGAGGCTGATCCCGATGGGTTTCACATTGTCGACGGCACCGGCACGCCCGATGACGTGCATGCTCGCGTTATGAAGCTAATTGGCCCCATGGTTGACCCAGCATGA
- a CDS encoding D-alanyl-D-alanine carboxypeptidase family protein, whose product MKTTAPKDIMRSTARLMARWAFVVWCAFGSVALAAQNGPEPPLADEVPIVLLVDLTSGQVLHARNTNRRFVPASITKVMTMFHAFELIEEGAMDPAQMMVMSDDAWRDWNGEGSTMWINAGDRVSVDDLLTGIANISANDGAIMLAEGQSGSVQNWVSGMNDRARDLMMTNSHFGTPNGWPDEGATFTTANDLVTLAGALIGRHPEKYRRYMGLPGFRYNGIEQSNRDPMIGRVDGADGIKTGYTNESGFGYLGTAQRGGQRLVVVVAGADRNIIRTRTARTLIEWGFDAFDRKPLYGSGETVGSIRVQNGTQRTIALKTDRTVFVNVPAQSATAPRVSIAYDGPVRAPFDVGDQIATLVIEVDGMEPANVPLLASETVEEAGIFSRIINGIAGWFS is encoded by the coding sequence GTGAAGACGACTGCACCCAAAGATATTATGCGTTCGACGGCGCGCTTGATGGCGCGTTGGGCCTTTGTCGTCTGGTGCGCATTTGGTTCTGTGGCATTGGCCGCACAAAATGGACCAGAACCTCCGTTGGCTGATGAAGTCCCGATTGTCTTACTGGTCGACCTCACCAGTGGTCAGGTGCTTCACGCTCGTAACACCAATAGGCGGTTCGTCCCGGCATCCATCACCAAAGTGATGACGATGTTTCACGCCTTTGAGTTGATCGAAGAAGGCGCGATGGACCCGGCCCAAATGATGGTCATGTCCGATGATGCGTGGCGCGACTGGAATGGCGAAGGATCCACTATGTGGATCAATGCCGGTGATCGGGTTAGCGTCGATGACCTCTTAACCGGGATTGCGAATATTTCGGCAAATGACGGCGCCATCATGTTGGCCGAGGGGCAGTCTGGATCGGTCCAAAACTGGGTTAGCGGCATGAACGATCGCGCCCGCGATCTGATGATGACCAACAGCCATTTTGGAACACCCAATGGCTGGCCTGATGAAGGGGCGACATTCACCACGGCAAATGATCTTGTGACGTTGGCTGGGGCGTTGATCGGCCGACATCCCGAGAAATATCGGCGTTATATGGGGCTCCCCGGTTTTCGCTATAATGGGATCGAACAAAGCAACCGCGATCCAATGATAGGGCGGGTCGATGGCGCCGACGGTATCAAAACGGGTTACACGAACGAATCCGGGTTTGGATATTTGGGCACGGCACAACGCGGCGGTCAACGATTGGTCGTTGTCGTCGCAGGCGCCGATCGCAACATCATCCGCACACGGACCGCCCGCACATTGATAGAATGGGGCTTTGACGCGTTTGATCGAAAACCCCTTTACGGGAGTGGCGAGACGGTTGGGTCCATTCGTGTGCAGAATGGCACTCAACGGACCATCGCGTTGAAAACAGATCGTACGGTGTTCGTGAATGTGCCTGCCCAAAGCGCAACGGCACCGCGCGTTTCGATCGCCTATGATGGGCCTGTGCGCGCGCCCTTTGATGTTGGCGATCAAATTGCCACTTTGGTTATCGAGGTTGACGGAATGGAACCGGCCAACGTGCCTCTGTTGGCATCCGAAACCGTTGAAGAGGCCGGCATATTTTCGCGCATCATAAACGGAATTGCGGGATGGTTTTCATGA
- a CDS encoding hotdog domain-containing protein encodes MSKSELTIRATAMPTDLNPYGGVFGGWLMAQMALGAGSLASRVGGGKAVVVHATDFTFPGAMAVGDELSVYAQVTATGTTSLTILAEGVGRERNGEQTTNVSRGTFKFVLLNDNDRPRPVEQESD; translated from the coding sequence ATGTCTAAGAGCGAACTCACCATCCGCGCCACCGCGATGCCCACCGACCTTAACCCCTATGGCGGGGTGTTTGGTGGTTGGTTGATGGCGCAAATGGCATTGGGCGCAGGGTCATTGGCTAGCCGGGTGGGCGGTGGCAAAGCGGTCGTGGTGCATGCCACCGATTTCACCTTTCCCGGCGCGATGGCGGTCGGTGATGAGCTCTCGGTCTATGCTCAAGTCACCGCGACCGGGACCACATCTCTGACAATTTTGGCCGAGGGCGTGGGCCGCGAACGAAACGGCGAGCAAACCACAAATGTCTCTCGCGGAACGTTCAAATTTGTGTTGTTGAACGACAATGATCGGCCTCGCCCGGTGGAGCAGGAAAGTGATTGA
- the metG gene encoding methionine--tRNA ligase, giving the protein MADIDNSPFYITTAINYPNGRPHIGHAYEGISADVIARFQKLRGRTVRFQTGTDEHGLKMARKAEEQGRTPRDLADEMSGYFREMDEALNIGFDRFIRTVEPEHHHASQAIWKRMEDAGDLYLDRYEGWYSIRDEAYYDESELKEGPDGAKLSPQDTPVEWTVEESWFFRLSKYQEPLLDLLKTPGFLEPTSRRNEMIAFVEGGLRDLSVSRTSFDWGVKVPGSDNHVMYVWVDALTNYLTGLGFPDETEDMANFWPASLHLIGKDIVRFHTVYWPAFLMSAKLPVPKAVFGHGFLLNRGQKESKSEGNVTDPLALAEHFGVDNLRYFLMREVAFGQDGSYSAEAIVTRTNAELANSFGNLAQRTLSMIAKNMDGTLEAFDGIDVDLALRKTVNDACKVELPKEFENLAFSVGIEAWIRAVYACNQYVDEQAPWTLKKTDPERMKVVLQTIFIVLRDLAIAIQPVVPEKAASLLDALGIPSDERTFAALDDSDWFARHVESGFTVDKPTPIFPRLEMPEEGAV; this is encoded by the coding sequence ATGGCTGATATTGATAATTCTCCTTTCTACATCACAACCGCGATCAATTACCCCAATGGCCGCCCGCATATCGGGCATGCTTATGAAGGTATTTCTGCCGATGTGATCGCCCGGTTTCAAAAACTGCGCGGGCGCACCGTTCGTTTTCAAACGGGAACCGACGAACACGGGCTAAAAATGGCCCGCAAGGCCGAAGAGCAAGGGCGCACGCCGCGCGATTTGGCCGATGAAATGTCGGGCTATTTCCGTGAAATGGACGAAGCTCTCAACATTGGCTTTGATCGATTCATCCGCACGGTTGAACCCGAACATCACCACGCCAGCCAAGCCATTTGGAAGCGGATGGAGGACGCAGGAGATCTGTATCTGGACCGGTACGAAGGATGGTATTCGATCCGCGATGAGGCGTATTACGACGAAAGCGAACTGAAAGAGGGGCCGGATGGCGCCAAACTTTCACCGCAAGACACGCCGGTCGAATGGACCGTTGAAGAAAGTTGGTTCTTCCGCCTGTCAAAATATCAAGAACCGTTGCTCGACCTGCTCAAAACACCCGGGTTCCTGGAACCAACCAGTCGGCGCAATGAAATGATCGCCTTTGTCGAAGGGGGCCTGCGCGACCTATCGGTTAGCCGAACCAGTTTCGATTGGGGTGTGAAAGTACCGGGCTCTGATAATCATGTGATGTATGTTTGGGTCGATGCCCTGACCAATTATCTCACCGGTCTTGGTTTCCCTGATGAAACAGAGGACATGGCCAATTTTTGGCCAGCGTCTTTGCATTTGATCGGCAAGGACATCGTGCGTTTCCACACGGTCTATTGGCCTGCGTTTTTGATGAGCGCGAAATTGCCCGTCCCAAAGGCGGTTTTTGGCCATGGCTTCCTGCTCAATCGCGGGCAGAAAGAATCCAAATCAGAAGGCAACGTCACCGATCCTTTGGCATTGGCCGAACACTTCGGGGTCGACAATTTGCGTTATTTCTTGATGCGCGAAGTCGCCTTTGGTCAGGACGGTTCCTATTCCGCCGAAGCGATTGTCACCCGGACCAACGCCGAATTGGCAAACAGTTTCGGCAATCTGGCACAGCGCACTTTGTCGATGATCGCCAAAAACATGGATGGCACGCTTGAGGCGTTCGACGGGATTGACGTTGATCTCGCACTGCGAAAAACGGTCAACGATGCTTGTAAAGTCGAATTGCCGAAAGAGTTTGAAAACCTTGCCTTCTCTGTCGGTATCGAAGCTTGGATCCGTGCTGTTTACGCCTGCAATCAATATGTCGATGAACAGGCGCCATGGACTCTTAAAAAGACCGATCCCGAACGGATGAAGGTGGTCCTACAAACGATCTTTATCGTGTTGCGCGACCTAGCCATCGCCATTCAACCGGTCGTGCCCGAGAAAGCGGCCTCGTTGCTGGATGCGCTTGGCATTCCGTCTGACGAACGCACATTTGCGGCTTTGGACGATAGTGATTGGTTCGCGCGTCATGTTGAAAGCGGCTTTACCGTCGACAAACCCACACCCATCTTCCCACGCCTTGAAATGCCAGAGGAAGGTGCCGTCTAA
- a CDS encoding lytic murein transglycosylase translates to MPLNRFCSVALLALATLGLGVTFAPVPTQAQVAARDGIDFDAYMELLKARARAEGVSEATLNRMTAGLTPNARVIRLDQGQPGRPTRRGYPAMAPYIRTHVNSARISGGRSVYRANSAELRRAERDYGVPAEIIVAIFGHETSYGRIRGNFDLSRSLATLAWEGRRRDLFAGEWVALMKVADRGFSRQELVGSFAGAFGNPQFLPSVYLRLATDGDGDGRANIFSNRADTFASIANYFRDAGWRTGQPWGVRAAVPRGFDVDAYRTELVSPVCSRVHERHSQWKTVAEWRALGVQPQRALPDDALTSLFQPDGPGEPAYLLTGNYRVILEYNCSNYYAMSVGLLADEIVN, encoded by the coding sequence ATGCCCCTTAATCGCTTTTGTTCCGTCGCACTTCTCGCACTCGCAACGCTCGGATTGGGCGTCACATTCGCTCCTGTGCCAACACAGGCTCAGGTTGCCGCGCGCGATGGCATCGATTTTGACGCCTATATGGAATTGCTCAAGGCCCGCGCCCGTGCAGAAGGTGTGAGCGAAGCCACGTTGAACCGGATGACTGCCGGCCTCACACCCAACGCCCGCGTCATTCGACTGGATCAGGGACAACCCGGGCGGCCAACCCGGCGCGGCTATCCCGCGATGGCGCCGTACATCCGGACTCATGTCAACTCCGCACGTATCTCTGGTGGGCGCAGCGTCTATCGCGCCAACAGCGCGGAATTGCGCCGTGCAGAACGCGATTACGGCGTCCCGGCCGAAATCATCGTTGCGATCTTTGGCCACGAAACCAGCTATGGTCGCATCCGGGGCAATTTTGACCTCTCGCGCAGCCTCGCCACACTGGCGTGGGAAGGACGACGTCGGGATCTCTTTGCGGGGGAATGGGTCGCGTTGATGAAGGTCGCCGATCGCGGTTTTTCTCGGCAAGAATTGGTGGGGAGCTTTGCCGGGGCGTTTGGCAATCCACAATTCCTCCCCTCGGTCTACTTGCGCCTCGCCACCGATGGTGACGGCGATGGAAGGGCAAACATCTTTAGCAATCGGGCCGATACATTCGCGTCCATCGCCAATTATTTCCGCGACGCGGGATGGCGCACCGGTCAACCATGGGGCGTAAGGGCCGCCGTGCCGCGCGGGTTTGACGTGGACGCGTACCGCACAGAGTTGGTCTCGCCCGTCTGTTCGCGCGTGCATGAACGCCACAGCCAATGGAAAACCGTTGCCGAATGGCGCGCATTGGGCGTCCAACCCCAACGGGCATTGCCCGATGATGCGCTGACATCCCTGTTCCAACCCGATGGTCCGGGCGAACCGGCCTATTTGTTGACGGGCAATTACCGCGTGATCCTAGAATACAATTGTTCGAATTATTACGCGATGAGCGTCGGCCTGCTCGCCGATGAAATCGTGAACTAA
- a CDS encoding sulfotransferase family protein — protein MTIRIAMWSGPRNLSTAMMRSFSSRRDTFVSDEPFYGAYLKTTHDPQPMADAIIADMDCDWNSVKVAQNGPTPGGRPIWYQKHMPHHMEGPVAILDFPNTRHAFLIRDPIRVAASYANKRTAIRPDHLGITRQRHYFEMEADRLGQVPPVVDSAIILSDPKKILTKLCSALGIDWDPAMLSWEKGQHAQDGIWGSHWYDAVSGSTGFGKAPGALPKLDEAFQKTVDACRDDYEFMRKHAIEA, from the coding sequence ATGACCATTCGCATCGCCATGTGGTCCGGCCCGCGCAATCTATCGACTGCGATGATGCGCAGTTTTTCCAGTCGGCGTGACACATTCGTGAGCGATGAGCCATTTTATGGCGCTTATCTCAAAACCACCCATGACCCGCAGCCTATGGCCGATGCCATCATCGCCGATATGGATTGCGATTGGAACAGCGTTAAGGTCGCGCAAAATGGGCCGACACCGGGTGGGCGTCCCATTTGGTATCAAAAACACATGCCGCATCATATGGAAGGCCCGGTCGCGATTCTGGATTTTCCCAACACTCGCCACGCTTTCCTGATCCGCGATCCAATCCGCGTCGCGGCAAGCTATGCCAACAAACGCACCGCCATTCGTCCGGATCACCTAGGCATCACACGGCAACGACATTATTTCGAGATGGAGGCTGACCGACTGGGCCAAGTTCCGCCGGTCGTCGACAGCGCAATTATCCTCAGCGACCCGAAAAAGATTTTGACGAAACTGTGCAGCGCGCTTGGCATTGATTGGGATCCCGCCATGCTCTCATGGGAAAAAGGGCAACACGCCCAAGATGGCATTTGGGGATCGCACTGGTATGACGCCGTGAGCGGATCGACGGGATTTGGTAAAGCGCCGGGCGCGTTGCCGAAATTAGACGAAGCCTTTCAGAAAACGGTTGATGCGTGCCGCGACGACTATGAGTTTATGCGCAAACATGCGATTGAGGCGTAA
- a CDS encoding DNA polymerase III subunit delta' — MTIEADINWPNHVGAWREWRTAMNSTRMHHGWILAGKSGLGKHDFALDAARELVAEEGIPQPKGDHPDIIVLTYGAKNDKEARAQADGKKFELARSIRVDQVRAMQKRLNTRPTLGSRRVVIVDPADDMEVSASNALLKSLEEPPQGTFFLLVTHRPARLLPTIRSRCRILRFPILTSGQLETMLESSGIAETGAGTLAAIRAAEGSYGAALRFAEQELAPIGDVVTGLLTVGDPTMAGRAELSRLIGPRADRARLQAVMELSQSIVADLARTTGNAAQRGALIETHAALVTLAAQAPNYNFDTGLLTLEIGTLLMRAAPASDHAHG; from the coding sequence ATGACCATCGAAGCCGATATCAATTGGCCCAATCATGTGGGCGCATGGCGCGAATGGCGCACCGCGATGAACAGCACCCGGATGCATCATGGTTGGATCCTTGCTGGGAAAAGCGGCCTGGGCAAACATGATTTTGCGTTGGATGCCGCGCGTGAATTGGTGGCGGAGGAGGGCATCCCTCAACCCAAAGGCGATCACCCTGACATCATCGTTCTGACCTACGGCGCAAAGAACGATAAAGAAGCGCGCGCCCAAGCCGATGGCAAGAAATTTGAACTCGCCCGCAGCATCCGAGTCGATCAAGTGCGCGCGATGCAAAAACGGCTTAACACGCGACCAACCCTCGGTTCACGGCGCGTGGTGATCGTTGACCCGGCGGACGATATGGAAGTCAGCGCCTCAAACGCTCTGCTCAAAAGTTTGGAAGAGCCACCGCAAGGGACATTTTTCCTTTTGGTCACGCATCGTCCGGCCCGCCTGCTTCCCACGATCCGGTCGCGCTGCCGGATCCTAAGATTTCCGATCCTGACGAGCGGGCAACTCGAAACCATGTTGGAAAGCTCTGGGATTGCCGAGACGGGCGCGGGCACTTTGGCCGCGATACGCGCTGCTGAGGGATCCTACGGTGCGGCTCTGCGATTTGCTGAACAAGAATTGGCTCCAATCGGCGATGTCGTCACCGGCCTTCTAACCGTTGGCGATCCGACGATGGCCGGGCGCGCAGAATTGTCACGGTTGATCGGGCCCCGCGCCGATAGGGCCCGTTTGCAAGCGGTAATGGAGCTATCCCAATCCATCGTCGCTGACCTTGCGCGGACGACGGGCAATGCCGCGCAGCGGGGCGCTTTGATCGAAACGCACGCCGCTTTGGTCACCCTTGCAGCACAGGCACCGAACTACAATTTCGACACCGGATTGCTCACCCTTGAAATCGGCACCTTGCTCATGCGCGCCGCCCCAGCTAGCGACCACGCCCATGGCTGA
- the lpdA gene encoding dihydrolipoyl dehydrogenase, whose translation MANPSYDVIVLGSGPGGYVAAIRCAQLGLKTAIVERENLGGICLNWGCIPTKALLRSAEIKHYMDQAASYGLKVAGTIEADLDAIVKRSRGVAKQLNQGIGHLMKKNKITVHMGEGTLTGPTSMTVAGAKGSENLIAKHVIVATGARARDLPFAPADGKRIWTYRHAMVPPEMPTKLLVIGSGAIGIEFASFYNDMGVDVTVVEMLDRVVPVEDVDVSTFLQKSLTKQGMTIMTGAGVEGLKPHANGVTATIKDNKGSVATTEFSHVISAIGIVPNTENVGLEPLADMDRGFIQIDPFCRTKSKGLWAIGDCTPGPWLAHKASHEGVTCAEAIAKEMGNADAHPHPLNRDAIPGCTYCHPQIASVGKTEAAAKEAGYDVKVGNFPFIGNGKAIALGEAEGFIKTVFDAKTGELLGAHMIGAEVTELIQGYTVGKVLETTEAELMQTVFPHPTLSEMMHESVLDAYGRAIHF comes from the coding sequence ATGGCTAATCCATCATATGACGTCATCGTGCTCGGCTCTGGTCCCGGCGGCTATGTCGCGGCGATCCGCTGCGCACAACTTGGTTTGAAAACCGCGATTGTAGAGCGAGAGAATCTTGGCGGCATCTGCCTCAATTGGGGCTGTATCCCAACAAAGGCACTGCTGCGTTCGGCCGAAATCAAACATTACATGGATCAGGCCGCCAGTTACGGATTGAAAGTCGCCGGAACGATCGAGGCCGATTTGGACGCGATCGTAAAACGCAGCCGCGGTGTGGCGAAACAGCTTAATCAGGGCATCGGGCACCTGATGAAGAAGAACAAAATCACGGTCCATATGGGCGAGGGCACATTGACCGGCCCAACATCTATGACGGTGGCAGGCGCGAAGGGTTCAGAGAATCTAATCGCCAAGCATGTTATTGTGGCCACCGGTGCGCGGGCCCGCGATTTGCCGTTTGCTCCTGCCGATGGCAAACGCATTTGGACATATCGTCATGCTATGGTGCCGCCCGAAATGCCGACCAAATTGTTGGTGATCGGCTCGGGAGCGATCGGGATCGAATTCGCCAGCTTCTACAACGATATGGGCGTTGATGTGACCGTTGTCGAAATGCTCGATCGGGTGGTCCCTGTCGAAGATGTAGACGTGTCCACCTTCCTTCAAAAAAGCCTGACGAAACAAGGCATGACAATCATGACCGGTGCCGGGGTCGAAGGGCTAAAACCACACGCCAACGGTGTTACGGCAACGATCAAAGACAACAAAGGATCGGTTGCCACGACCGAGTTTAGCCACGTTATCAGCGCGATCGGCATTGTCCCCAACACCGAGAATGTCGGCCTTGAACCGTTGGCGGATATGGATCGCGGTTTCATTCAGATCGATCCGTTCTGCCGGACCAAAAGCAAAGGATTGTGGGCCATCGGCGATTGCACCCCCGGCCCATGGTTGGCGCATAAGGCAAGCCACGAAGGCGTCACCTGTGCAGAGGCGATTGCGAAAGAAATGGGCAATGCAGACGCTCATCCGCATCCGCTCAACCGCGATGCCATTCCCGGTTGCACCTATTGTCACCCCCAAATCGCCAGCGTCGGCAAAACCGAAGCGGCCGCGAAAGAGGCCGGATACGATGTAAAAGTCGGCAACTTCCCCTTTATCGGCAACGGCAAAGCGATCGCTTTGGGTGAGGCAGAAGGGTTCATCAAAACGGTGTTTGACGCAAAAACTGGGGAGCTTTTGGGGGCGCACATGATCGGTGCCGAAGTGACCGAGCTGATCCAAGGCTACACCGTCGGCAAAGTGTTGGAGACGACCGAAGCAGAGTTGATGCAGACCGTATTCCCGCACCCGACATTGTCAGAAATGATGCATGAAAGCGTGTTGGATGCTTATGGCCGTGCGATCCACTTTTGA